ATTATTATCGCGGGTTTCTGGAAATCTCCTTGAGGTTCAAGGACTTTCAGCATGCCTCGGAGAACTCTGTAAAATTTCCTCTCAGAAATATCCTGATTTACTTGCTGAAGTCATCGGGTTTCATCAACAAACCACTCTGCTGATGTCTCTATCTCCTATGCACTACATTGCTTTAGGAGCCGAAGTTATTCCCCTACGTCGCCCCCCCTCTCTACATCTCTCAGATCATCTTCTTGGCCGTGTTATTGATGCTTTCGGAAATCCCTTTGATAACAAAGGAAGCCTTCCTAAAACACACATAAAACCGTTAATTGCTCCTCCGCCTTCACCGATGTCTCGAAAGCCTATTCAGGAAATTTTCCCCACAGGAATTAAAGTTATCGATGCTTTTTTAACCTTGGGAAAGGGTCAGCGTATTGGGGTATTTTCAGAGCCAGGAAGCGGGAAATCTTCATTACTCTCTGCAATAGCCTCAGGATCACAATCTACGATTAATGTGATCGCCTTAATTGGAGAAAGAGGAAGGGAAGTTCGTGAATATATCGAACAACACTCTTCAGGGTTAAAACAAAACCGTACGATAATCGTAGCGTCTCCCGCGCATGAAACCGCACCTACAAAAGTAATTGCTGGGCGGGCAGCCATGACAATAGCCGAGTACTTCCGTGATCAAGGACATGATGTATTATTCATTATGGACTCTCTATCACGATGGATAGCCGCCCTACAAGAAGTTGCCCTAGCAACAGGAGAAACTCTGGCTGCTCACCATTATGCAGCTTCTGTTTTCCATCATGTATCAGAATTTACAGAGCGTGCAGGAAATAACGATCGTGGTTCTATAACAGCTTTATATGCTATTTTACACTATAGAGATCATCCCGATATCTTTACGGATTATCTCAAATCCCTATTAGATGGGCATTTTTTCCTTAC
This window of the Chlamydia sp. BM-2023 genome carries:
- a CDS encoding FliI/YscN family ATPase, translated to MTHLDYEKTQLHYWQPYRSCGLLSRVSGNLLEVQGLSACLGELCKISSQKYPDLLAEVIGFHQQTTLLMSLSPMHYIALGAEVIPLRRPPSLHLSDHLLGRVIDAFGNPFDNKGSLPKTHIKPLIAPPPSPMSRKPIQEIFPTGIKVIDAFLTLGKGQRIGVFSEPGSGKSSLLSAIASGSQSTINVIALIGERGREVREYIEQHSSGLKQNRTIIVASPAHETAPTKVIAGRAAMTIAEYFRDQGHDVLFIMDSLSRWIAALQEVALATGETLAAHHYAASVFHHVSEFTERAGNNDRGSITALYAILHYRDHPDIFTDYLKSLLDGHFFLTNQGKALASPPIDILLSLSRSAKRLSLPHHYAAAEKLRLLLKTYQEALDIIHLGAYVPGHDKDLDEAIKILPSIKNFLSQPLSSYCQLENTLKELEALGNIE